From Eleftheria terrae, the proteins below share one genomic window:
- the kdpC gene encoding potassium-transporting ATPase subunit KdpC, with product MTSQLRPALSLFAVLTVMTGVVYPLAVTSIARLAFPEQAQGSLVVRDGKPVGSSLIGQSFTDAKYFWGRPSATAPMPYNASASTGSNQGPLNPALVDGVQKRVGALKAADPGNTAPVPVDLVTASGSGLDPHISVAAAQYQTARVARVRGLAPEVVASLIARHTEGRLWGVLGEVRVNVLALNLALDQTARP from the coding sequence ATGACCAGCCAACTTCGTCCCGCCCTGAGCCTGTTTGCCGTATTGACGGTCATGACCGGCGTCGTCTATCCGCTGGCCGTGACCAGTATCGCGCGCCTGGCGTTTCCCGAGCAGGCCCAAGGCAGCCTGGTGGTCCGGGACGGCAAGCCGGTGGGCTCCTCGCTGATCGGCCAGAGTTTCACCGACGCGAAGTACTTCTGGGGTCGCCCGTCGGCCACCGCGCCGATGCCCTACAACGCCAGTGCCTCCACCGGCTCCAACCAGGGGCCGCTGAACCCGGCGCTGGTGGACGGCGTGCAGAAGCGGGTCGGAGCGCTGAAGGCCGCCGACCCCGGCAACACAGCCCCGGTGCCGGTGGACCTCGTCACCGCTTCGGGCAGCGGCCTAGATCCGCACATCAGCGTGGCCGCTGCCCAGTACCAGACCGCACGGGTGGCCCGGGTGCGGGGGCTGGCACCCGAGGTGGTGGCGTCGCTGATCGCCCGGCACACCGAGGGCCGCTTGTGGGGCGTACTCGGCGAAGTGCGTGTGAACGTGCTGGCCCTGAATCTCGCCCTTGATCAAACGGCTCGTCCTTGA
- the kdpA gene encoding potassium-transporting ATPase subunit KdpA, which translates to MTAHAWSLLAVYGVLLVLLAVPLGHYIAKAMDGRLAFAGRAEGAVYRLCGIRADAEMGWLQYALAILLFNALGLLALYLLQRLQAWLPLNPQGFGNVAPDSSFNTAVSFVTNTNWQGYGGESTMSYLTQMLGLAVQNFLSAATGVAVVVALIRGFVRHSTRGIGNAWVDLTRATLWILLPLSFVLALFLVQQGVVQNFEAYKEVHTIEANSYEAPQLDAAGQPVQGGRGERLTAVHRLDKQTLPMGPAASQVAIKLLGTNGGGFFNANAAHPYENPTALSNLAQMLAIFLIPAALCFTFGRMVQDRRQGWTVFAAMAVMWVAGALAATHFEQQGNPQFATLGVDQTAAGTQAGGNMEGKEVRFGIADTALFATITTAASCGAVNGMHDSFTPLGGMVPLINMQLGEVVFGGVGTGLYGMLTFAILAVFIAGLMIGRTPEYLGKKIEAYEMKMASLAILVTPLIVLAGTAVAVTSDAGQATLGNPGAHGFSEILYALTSAGNNNGSAFGGLGANTPFYNTLLALAMWFGRFGVIVPVLAIAGGLAAKKRVAATSGTMPTHGALFVGLLVGTVLLVGLLNYVPALALGPVIEHLVLWK; encoded by the coding sequence ATGACCGCACACGCGTGGAGCTTGCTCGCCGTTTACGGCGTGCTGCTGGTGCTGCTGGCGGTACCGCTCGGGCACTACATCGCCAAGGCGATGGACGGCCGGCTGGCGTTCGCCGGCCGCGCCGAAGGTGCGGTCTACCGGCTCTGCGGGATCAGGGCCGACGCCGAGATGGGCTGGCTGCAATATGCCCTGGCCATCCTGTTGTTCAACGCCCTTGGCCTGCTGGCGCTGTACCTGCTGCAGCGGCTACAGGCCTGGCTACCGCTGAACCCGCAGGGCTTCGGCAACGTCGCGCCCGACTCTTCGTTCAACACGGCGGTGAGTTTCGTCACCAACACCAATTGGCAGGGCTATGGTGGTGAGTCGACGATGAGCTACCTGACCCAGATGCTGGGCTTGGCGGTTCAGAACTTCCTGTCGGCCGCGACCGGCGTCGCGGTCGTGGTCGCCTTGATCCGCGGCTTCGTCCGCCACAGTACCAGGGGCATCGGCAACGCCTGGGTCGATTTGACCCGGGCGACCCTGTGGATCCTGCTGCCCCTGTCTTTTGTACTCGCCCTGTTCCTGGTGCAGCAAGGGGTGGTGCAGAACTTCGAGGCCTACAAGGAAGTCCACACCATCGAGGCCAACAGCTACGAGGCGCCCCAGCTTGACGCGGCGGGCCAGCCGGTCCAGGGCGGCCGCGGCGAGCGGTTGACGGCAGTGCATCGCCTGGACAAGCAGACCCTGCCGATGGGGCCGGCGGCCTCGCAGGTCGCGATCAAGCTGCTAGGGACCAATGGCGGGGGGTTCTTCAACGCGAACGCCGCCCACCCGTACGAGAACCCGACGGCGCTGTCCAATCTGGCGCAAATGCTGGCCATCTTCCTGATCCCGGCCGCCCTGTGCTTCACCTTCGGGCGCATGGTGCAGGACCGGCGGCAGGGCTGGACGGTGTTTGCCGCCATGGCGGTGATGTGGGTCGCTGGCGCCCTCGCCGCCACCCACTTCGAGCAGCAGGGCAATCCGCAGTTCGCGACGCTGGGCGTCGACCAGACAGCCGCCGGCACGCAGGCCGGCGGCAATATGGAAGGCAAGGAAGTCCGTTTCGGCATCGCTGACACTGCGCTGTTTGCCACCATCACGACCGCCGCCTCCTGCGGCGCCGTCAACGGCATGCACGACTCGTTCACCCCGCTGGGCGGTATGGTGCCCCTGATCAACATGCAGCTGGGTGAGGTCGTGTTTGGCGGTGTCGGAACGGGCTTGTACGGCATGCTGACCTTTGCGATCCTGGCTGTGTTCATTGCCGGCTTGATGATCGGTCGCACGCCCGAGTACCTGGGCAAAAAGATCGAAGCCTACGAAATGAAGATGGCCTCGCTGGCCATCCTCGTCACGCCGCTGATCGTGCTGGCAGGCACCGCGGTCGCCGTGACCAGCGACGCCGGCCAAGCCACGCTCGGCAACCCGGGCGCCCACGGATTCTCGGAGATCCTGTATGCCCTCACCTCGGCCGGCAACAACAACGGCAGCGCCTTCGGTGGCCTCGGCGCCAACACGCCCTTCTACAACACCCTGCTGGCCCTCGCCATGTGGTTTGGCCGCTTCGGCGTGATTGTGCCGGTGCTGGCCATTGCCGGCGGGCTGGCCGCCAAAAAGCGGGTGGCGGCCACCAGCGGCACGATGCCGACGCACGGTGCCCTGTTCGTGGGGCTGCTCGTGGGAACTGTGCTGCTTGTCGGCCTGCTGAACTACGTGCCGGCGCTGGCACTGGGTCCCGTCATCGAGCACCTGGTGCTTTGGAAATAG
- the kdpB gene encoding potassium-transporting ATPase subunit KdpB, protein MTRKTFTLFDPLLVRQAIVESFTKLDPRVQWRNPVMFVVYVGSVFTTGLFLHALGGHGDAPAGFVLAIALWLWFTVLFANFAEAMAEGRSKAQAASLRSLKQQTWAKLLDEPRHGAPWHPIESNELKKGSVVLVVAGDVIPADGEVIEGVASVDESAITGESAPVIRESGGDFSAVTGGTRVLSDWIVMRVTANPGETFVDRMIAMVENAKRQKTPNEIALTILLVALTLVFLAVTVTLLPYSLFAVDMVQAGAPVSVAVLVALLVCLIPTTIAGLLSAIGVAGMSRMMQANVIATSGRAVEAAGDVDVLLLDKTGTITLGNRHASAFLPAPGVTEGALADAAQLASLADETPEGRSIVVLAKQKYNLRERDIQALDAHFVHFSAQTRMSGVDLPRAEPGDTEAAQVRQVRKGAADAIRRHVEAQGGRFPAPVLAVVDDVSRRGSTPLVVADGIRVMGVIELKDVVKGGIKERFAELRRMGIKTVMVTGDNRLTAAAIAAEAGVDDFLAEATPEQKLALIRQHQAEGRLVAMTGDGTNDAPALAQADVAVAMNSGTQAAKEAGNMVDLDSNPTKLIEVVETGKQMLMTRGSLTTFSIANDIAKYFAIIPAAFVATYPQLGALNVMQLASPRSAILSAVIFNALIIVFLIPLALKGVSYRPLGAATLLRRNLLIYGLGGVIVPFIGIKAIDWVLSTAGLV, encoded by the coding sequence ATGACTCGCAAGACCTTTACGCTGTTCGACCCGCTGCTGGTCCGCCAGGCGATCGTCGAATCGTTCACCAAGCTCGACCCTCGCGTGCAATGGCGCAATCCGGTGATGTTCGTCGTCTATGTTGGCAGCGTCTTTACCACCGGGCTGTTTCTGCACGCGCTCGGCGGCCACGGCGATGCGCCGGCCGGCTTTGTCCTCGCGATCGCGCTTTGGCTCTGGTTCACTGTCCTTTTCGCGAACTTCGCCGAGGCGATGGCCGAGGGCCGCAGCAAGGCCCAAGCGGCGTCGCTGCGCAGCCTGAAGCAGCAAACTTGGGCCAAGCTGCTGGACGAGCCGCGCCATGGGGCGCCATGGCACCCCATCGAATCGAATGAGTTGAAGAAGGGAAGCGTCGTGCTCGTGGTGGCCGGCGATGTCATCCCGGCGGACGGCGAGGTGATCGAAGGCGTGGCCTCGGTTGACGAGAGTGCCATCACCGGGGAGTCTGCGCCGGTGATCCGCGAGAGCGGTGGCGACTTCTCCGCCGTCACTGGCGGCACGCGCGTTCTGTCCGACTGGATCGTCATGCGGGTGACGGCCAACCCCGGCGAAACCTTTGTCGACCGCATGATCGCGATGGTCGAGAACGCCAAGCGCCAGAAGACGCCCAACGAGATCGCGCTGACCATCCTGCTCGTGGCCCTGACCCTTGTGTTCCTTGCCGTCACCGTCACGCTGCTGCCGTACTCGCTGTTCGCAGTCGATATGGTGCAGGCAGGCGCGCCGGTCAGCGTGGCGGTGCTGGTCGCGCTGCTGGTGTGCCTGATCCCCACCACCATCGCCGGCCTGTTGTCAGCCATCGGCGTCGCCGGCATGAGTCGCATGATGCAGGCCAACGTGATCGCCACCTCCGGCCGCGCGGTAGAAGCTGCGGGCGACGTGGACGTGTTGCTGCTCGACAAGACCGGCACCATCACGCTGGGCAACCGCCATGCGTCCGCGTTCCTGCCGGCACCGGGCGTGACGGAGGGCGCACTGGCCGATGCGGCGCAACTGGCGTCGCTGGCCGACGAGACCCCGGAAGGCCGCAGCATCGTCGTGCTGGCCAAGCAGAAGTACAACCTGCGTGAGCGCGACATCCAGGCATTGGATGCGCACTTCGTGCACTTTTCGGCCCAGACACGCATGAGCGGGGTCGATTTGCCGAGAGCGGAGCCGGGCGACACGGAGGCTGCCCAGGTGCGCCAGGTGCGCAAGGGCGCGGCGGATGCGATCCGCCGCCACGTCGAGGCACAAGGCGGCCGCTTTCCGGCTCCGGTGTTGGCCGTGGTGGACGACGTGTCCCGCCGCGGCAGCACACCGCTGGTGGTGGCGGACGGCATTCGGGTGATGGGCGTCATCGAGCTGAAGGACGTCGTCAAGGGCGGCATCAAGGAGCGCTTCGCCGAGTTGCGCCGCATGGGCATCAAAACTGTCATGGTCACCGGCGACAACCGGCTCACCGCCGCGGCGATCGCCGCCGAGGCCGGCGTGGACGACTTCCTGGCCGAGGCCACGCCCGAGCAGAAGCTGGCGCTGATTCGCCAGCACCAGGCCGAGGGCCGGCTGGTTGCGATGACCGGCGACGGCACCAACGACGCACCCGCGCTCGCGCAGGCCGATGTGGCGGTGGCCATGAACTCCGGCACGCAGGCCGCTAAGGAGGCCGGCAACATGGTGGATCTCGACAGCAATCCCACCAAGCTGATCGAGGTGGTCGAGACCGGCAAACAGATGTTGATGACACGCGGCTCGCTCACAACCTTCAGTATCGCGAACGACATCGCGAAGTACTTCGCCATCATCCCGGCGGCCTTTGTCGCGACCTACCCGCAGCTTGGTGCGCTGAACGTGATGCAGCTGGCCAGCCCCCGGTCGGCCATCTTGTCGGCCGTGATCTTCAATGCGCTGATCATCGTCTTCCTCATTCCGTTGGCCTTGAAGGGCGTGTCTTACCGACCCCTGGGAGCCGCCACGCTGCTGCGGCGGAACCTGCTGATCTACGGGCTGGGTGGTGTGATCGTGCCCTTCATCGGGATCAAGGCCATCGACTGGGTGCTCAGCACCGCGGGCCTCGTCTGA